A stretch of the Marasmius oreades isolate 03SP1 chromosome 8, whole genome shotgun sequence genome encodes the following:
- a CDS encoding uncharacterized protein (BUSCO:EOG09260JDM), with product MSLAYNAQTKLFRSTQSLVTRIQISTTTSARSNSHSFTEDDLNSSPALTHVSEVDLSGPSAPSKGPKIAVPAQPRSPVAAHKSLSHPPSIQTPSALQRGVERRQRISEDIAKLLDVITIREDFATKLGSDNPLDDFLNKTGEKEGVRVAELSGNSLSSSKKKKKKLVEKRARRKQSLRERKAEEAQVQPVMTKVASTKPQYSRRTEGLLENTSKEPVLVALEPPTKQNPVATLAHGLDRVLFNPGVYWLRDPRTRVYNFNPAIEIIPKVVDFAFERLTGFIKSSRDEDLWALARKENRRFGGSTSSLSGILSQIYFMLSNNKDVDLRTLSMKFEGESTSFTPGQRMAASVVFNHNDGTYAIDSEPNKQEEAEKNILTWMGTLLEKYFTMTSDEFLAYMRTHAEKPVIEDEKASDGPVREAYRYSKSNTFVMRSQLDCHDSRLPGSGVFDIKTRACLPIRMDILNFEESSGYLIDKSFGLTGSFEREYYDLVRSGFLKYSFQARIGNMDGVFVAYHNTERIFGFQYVPLEEMDQRLFGGQRGTGNVVFKKCVEMMEIVAEEIVGCFPGQSVKCTFETEERATDMHVWVEPVEKSEGGETPVKELVVTATSFLGDEMVEGDLAVKLAVDKSWTVHWTVTHLDLPEETIRSRLQKAKDRQFRAYSLPSGIDHSKIREWWNKLNFGGKENVESEVLSEIPHFFSTHFQEPDRRIVELRELARKGRRQTQWLAESGKGKPKVVYGVGEVYVDEDTVLKELKEDKDVYTQVLSIQKESEEDDQNASAKAPSMDKDSEESPDC from the exons ATGAGCTTGGCCTATAATGCACAGACAAAGCTTTTCCGCTCAACACAATCACTCGTAACTCGAATACAGATATCCACAACCACTAGCGCACGCAGCAATTCCCATTCATTCACAGAAGATGATCTTAATTCCTCCCCGGCTTTGACACACGTGTCAGAGGTTGACCTCTCGGGACCTTCTGCTCCTTCCAAAGGGCCTAAAATCGCAGTTCCAGCCCAGCCTCGAAGTCCTGTCGCTGCACATAAATCTCTGTCGCACCCCCCAAGCATTCAAACTCCGTCTGCACTGCAAAGAGGCGTTGAAAGGCGTCAAAGAATTTCAGAAGACATCGCGAAGCTACTCGATGTTATTACCATACGCGAGGATTTTGCCACTAAGCTTGGGTCGGACAACCCTCTTGATGATTTTCTGAATAAGACAGGCGAAAAGGAAGGAGTACGTGTCGCAG AATTGAGTGGTAATTCTTTGTCCTCCtctaagaagaaaaagaaaaaactcgtcgaaaaGCGGGCAAGGCGGAAACAATCGCTGAGGGAAAGAAAAGCAGAGGAAGCCCAGGTTCAGCCAGTAATGACAAAAGTTGCATCCACAAAACCTCAGTATTCGAGGCGTACCGAAGGACTTTTGGAAAACACCTCAAAGGAGCCGGTGCTTGTAG CTCTCGAGCCTCCAACGAAACAAAATCCCGTCGCCACCCTCGCCCATGGTCTAGACCGAGTGCTATTCAA CCCAGGAGTATACTGGCTTAGAGACCCGAGGACTCGTGTTTACAACTTCAATCCTGCCATAGAAATAATCCCAAAGGTAGTCGACTTTGCTTTTGAACGTTTAACTGGGTTTATCAAAAGCTCGAGAGATGAG GATTTATGGGCGCTCGCAAGGAAAGAGAACCGTCGATTTGGGGGATCCACATCTTCATTATCTGGCATTCTAAGTCAGATTTACTTCATGCTGTCGAATAACAAAGACGTGGATCTCAGAACATTAAGCATGAAATTTGAGGGAGAG TCAACATCCTTCACTCCGGGCCAACGGATGGCAGCTTCCGTCGTCTTCAACCACAACGATGGGACATACGCTATTGATTCTGAACCTAACAAACAAGAAGAGGCTGAAAAGAACATCTTGACTTGGATG GGTACACTTCTGGAGAAGTACTTTACGATGACCTCGGATGAGTTCCTCGCGTATATGCGAACCCACGCTGAGAAGCCCGTTATTGAGGATGAGAAGGCATCAGATGGACCTGTACGTGAGGCTTACCGTTATTCCAAG TCCAACACCTTCGTTATGCGATCCCAACTTGACTGCCACGATTCACGCCTCCCTGGCTCCGGCGTATTTGACATCAAGACCCGTGCTTGCCTACCTATTCGAATGGACATTCTGAATTTCGAGGAGAGCTCGGGTTATTTGATTGATAAAAGTTTTGGATTGACCGGAAGCTTTGAGAGGGAATATTATGATCTCGTCAGATCGGGATTTCTAAAGTATAG CTTCCAAGCCCGGATAGGAAATATGGACGGAGTGTTTGTTGCATACCACAACACCGAGCGGATATTTGGTTTCCAATACGTTCCTTTGGAGGAGATGGACCAACGGCTATTTGGTGGCCAGAGGGGTACTGGTAATGTCGTTTTCAAGAAATGcgtggagatgatggaaattGTGGCGGAAGAGATCGTTGGTTGTTTCCCTGGACAG TCTGTCAAATGTACATTCGAGACAGAGGAGCGAGCAACCGACATGCATGTCTGGGTGGAACCCGTCGAGAAAAGCGAAGGGGGGGAGACACCGGTTAAAGAGCTCGTTGTTACTGCGACAAGTTTTTTGGGTGATGAAATGGTGGAAGGAGACTTGGCTGTCAAGCTTGCCGTTGACAAGTCTT GGACAGTTCACTGGACAGTCACCCATCTAGACTTGCCCGAGGAAACCATACGCTCTCGGTTACAAAAAGCCAAAGATAGGCAGTTCCGTGCTTACAGTTTACCTTCTGGGATCGACCATTCAAAGATTCGGGAATGGTGGAACAAGCTGAACTttggagggaaggaaaatGTAGAGTCCGAAGTACTGTCGGAGATTCCGCACTTTTTCTCTACTCACTTCCAAGAACCCGATCGTCGAATTGTCGAGCTACGTGAGTTAGCGAGGAAAGGAAGACGCCAGACTCAGTGGTTGGCCGAAAGCGGAAAAGGGAAACCGAAGGTTGTTTATGGTGTTGGCGAGGTGTATGTGGATGAGGACACTGTTTTGAAGGAGTTAAAAGAGGACAAGGACGTCTACACTCAGGTTTTGTCTATTCAGAAGGAATCGGAAGAAGATGACCAGAATGCCAGTGCTAAGGCTCCCTCTATGGACAAGGATTCGGAAGAAAGCCCAGATTGCTAG
- a CDS encoding uncharacterized protein (BUSCO:EOG09260Y2Q), whose translation MADDIVLPIPNLSVAQNVFILSTPSLSRLHDEAREKAIKAIKEDQMAPYYAAVTAKSILPIDSALLSSMQESNEATLKSLDEALQSAEATEGESEISDALKARANFLTRVGEKDKAVDAQKLALEKTPGLGSRIDIVLTLVRIGFFWNDESLAVWGLNKAEKLIEEGGDWDRRNRLKVYQGLHLLSIRQFKRGGELFLDALSTFTAIELLEYNDFVALTVLAGTLTLNRVDLKKKLITAPEINQSLPEIPTLGDLVKNLYECHYDKFFRALAIVEQTMLLPSRVLSPHARFYVREMRILAYAQLLESYRSLTLESLGQAFGVSVDFVDSELSHFISTGRLHASIDKVHGVVETTKTSEAWGKKTLQFEQVIRQGDVLLNEIQRLSKVLY comes from the exons ATGGCCGACGACATAGTCCTTCCTATTCCTAATCTTTCGGTTGCTCAAAACGTTTTTATTCTGTCAACTCCGTCTCTTAGTCGACTACATGATGAGGCGCGAGAAAAGGCTATAAAAGCTATAAAGGAAGACC AAATGGCACCTTACTATGCAGCTGTTACAGCCAAATCCATACTCCCGATCGACTCTGCTCTTCTCTCCTCAATGCAAGAATCCAACGAGGCCACCCTCAAATCACTAGATGAAGCCTTACAGTCGGCGGAAGCAACTGAAGGGGAATCCGAGATTTCTGACGCTCTCAAGGCTCGTGCCAATTTCTTGACACGGGTAGGAGAGAAAGACAAGGCAGTTGATGCCCAAAAGCTGGCGTTAGAGAAGACCCCCGGTCTTGGAAGTAGAATTGACATTGTGTTAACTTTGGTCAGAATTGGGTTCTTCTGGAATGATGAATCTCTGGCCGTTTGGGGTCTTAACAAGGCGGAGAA GCTAATAGAGGAAGGTGGCGATTGGGATCGTCGAAATCGACTGAAGGTTTATCAAGGCTTACATTTACTTTCCATAAGGCAATTTAAACGGGGAGGAGAGCTCTTTTTGGATGCTCTCTCGACATTCACCGCGATAGAGCTTCTGGAATATAACGATTTCGTTGCTCTGACTGTTCTCGCGGGGACTCTGACACTGAACAGAGTGGacttgaagaagaag TTGATCACTGCACCAGAAATCAACCAATCCCTTCCTGAGATACCCACTCTCGGTGACttggtgaaaaacctgtacgAATGTCATTACGATAAGTTCTTCAGAGCGTTAG CTATTGTGGAACAAACTATGCTTCTTCCCTCCAGAGTCCTTTCACCCCATGCTCGTTTTTATGTACGGGAAATGCGCATTCTGGCATATGCACAACTTCTCGAAAGCTATCGAAGCTTGACCCTAGAGAGTCTAGGTCAAGCATTTGGTGTCAGTGTTGACTTCGTAGATAG TGAACTATCTCATTTTATTTCAACCGGTCGTTTGCATGCATCGATAGACAAAGTGCATGGTGTTGTAGAGACGACGAAGACTTCAGAAGCATGGGGCAAGAAAACCTTGCAGTTTGAACAAGTCATTCGGCAAGGCGATGTACTACTCAACGAAATCCAGCGTTTGAGTAAAGTGTTGTATTAG
- a CDS encoding uncharacterized protein (BUSCO:EOG09263CAH), producing the protein MRYYEQKYPEVDDLVMVQVRQIAEMGAYVKLLEYDNTEGMILLSELSRRRIRSVQKLIRVGRNEVVVVLRVDKEKGYIDLSKRRVSPEDITKCEERYMKSKTVASILRHVASKITTTSIDEEPTEDPSQPSEAVQQEVRKTRRARKEAQDDDLGEDAVPHSTGNEEEKLEMLYEKIAWPLGRIYGHPNDAFKLALTESDKVFSALPTTVSQSIKSILMATIARRLTPQPIKLRADIEVTCYTPAGIDAIKKALKAGERQSTEAVPIKVKLVAPPLYVLSTNATDKYAAVDRLERSIESIQSIIEDEGGSLVVKMKPKAVSETEEQDLAQLMAKVGQENAEVSGDEDDEE; encoded by the exons ATGAGATACTACGAGCAGAAATATCCCGAAGTGGATGACCTTGTCATGGTACAAGTACGTCAAATTGCGGAGATGGGAGCCTACGTTAAACTG CTAGAATACGACAATACCGAGGGGATGATCCTCTTGTCCGAACTTTCAAGGAGACGTATACGGTCGGTTCAGAAACTGATTCGAGTTGGCAGAAATGAGGTAGTCGTGGTACTGCGTGTGGACAAGGAAAAAG GCTATATCGATCTGTCCAAAAGGCGAGTATCACCGGAGGACATAACAAAATGCGAAGAACGATACATGAAATCGAAAACTGTCGCGTCGATTTTACGCCATGTCGCCTCCAAGATCACTACCACATCTATTGATGAAGAACCCACAGAAGACCCTTCGCAGCCTTCTGAAGCTGTTCAGCAGGAAGTTAGGAAAACTCGTCGTGCACGTAAAGAGGCCCAGGATGACGATCTAGGGGAGGATGCGGTTCCTCATTCGACAGGGAACGAGGAGGAAAAGCTCGAAATGCTGTACGAAAAAATTGCATGGCCATTGGGAAGAATATATGGCCACCCCAACGATGCTTTCAAACTAGCGTTAAC GGAGTCCGACAAGGTTTTTTCAGCCTTACCAACAACGGTTTCTCAATCGATCAAATCTATCCTGATGGCGACAATTGCTCGCCGGTTGACGCCTCAACCTATCAAGCTCCGAGCAGATATCGAAGTGACATGCTATACCCCTGCTGGGATCGACGCAATCAAGAAAGCGTTGAAGGCAGGCGAGAGGCAAAGTACCGAAGCGGTTCCTATCAAAGTAAAACTCGTGGCTCCACCCCTTTACGTTCTCAGCACGAATGCGACTGACAAA TATGCCGCTGTTGATCGACTTGAACGTTCTATCGAGTCAATACAAAGCATCatcgaagatgaaggtggcTCACTGGTCGTCAAGATGAAG CCGAAAGCGGTGTCAGAAACGGAAGAACAAGACCTTGCACAACTCATGGCGAAGGTGGGACAGGAGAACGCAGAAGTTTCTGGCGAtgaggacgacgaggaaTAG
- a CDS encoding uncharacterized protein (BUSCO:EOG092643IE), translating into MSSHILAHALHGLPAIKKLKDKRIVLASNSPRRKQILETFGISPEISPSTFKEDLGTDSFQDLHEYPVATATHKAVEVYERLVSENPDEPPDLVIAADTVVLTHAQPSTSQADYSVLPDVNQELLEKPSNKEDNLRMLMDLNGSVCEVVTGVTLVYPVLQSPGYSIRSIDERSLVYFADNPQHLLKAYADCGEGVDRAGGFAIQGLGGLLIRKIEGDYNNVVGFPGASFFTLLDLIIEEDEDFLNI; encoded by the exons ATGTCCTCTCACATTCTCGCCCATGCTCTTCATGGGCTGCCTGCAATCAAGAAACTCAAAGACAAGCGTATAGTTCTCGCCTCAAATAGTCCTCGAAGAAAGCAAATTCTAGAGACCTTCGGCATATCGCCTGAGATTTCTCCATCAACATTTAAGGAGGACCTTGGTACAGATTCCTTCCAGGACCTGCACGAGTACCCGGTGGCAACAGCGACTCACAAGGCTGTCGAGGTGTATGAAAGGCTCGTG TCAGAAAATCCCGACGAACCTCCTGATCTCGTTATCGCGGCGGACACGGTTGTCCTGACCCATGCCCAACCTTCGACCTCTCAGGCTGATTATAGCGTGCTTCCTGATGTAAATCAAGAGCTCTTGGAGAAGCCGTCAAACAAGGAAGACAACCTTAGAATGCTCATGGATCTCAATGGAAGTGTGTGCGAAGTCGTTACCGGAGTAACCCTTG TATACCCAGTCCTTCAGTCACCAGGTTACTCTATACGCTCGATCGATGAGCGCTCGTTGGTCTACTTCGCAGACAACCCTCAGCACCTGTTGAAAGCGTATGCAGATTGTGGGGAAGGTGTTGACCGTGCAGGTGGTTTCGCGATTCAG GGCCTCGGAGGCCTGTTGATTCGCAAAATCGAAGGCGATTACAATAACGTTGTTGGCTTCCCCGGCGCGTCTTTTTTTACTTTACTTGATTTGATaatcgaggaagacgaagactTTCTGAACATATGA